One Microbacter margulisiae genomic window carries:
- a CDS encoding L-rhamnose mutarotase codes for MNRRFGQIIRLKPEGADAYIRYHSAVWKDVLDTIKQCHITNYSIYHKDNILFAYFEYAGNDFEGDMDKMAADPETQKWWAVVKPLMEPIETRNANEFWADMEEIFHLD; via the coding sequence ATGAATCGACGATTTGGGCAAATAATCCGGTTAAAGCCAGAAGGAGCCGACGCTTACATTCGGTATCATTCAGCAGTGTGGAAAGATGTGCTCGATACCATCAAACAGTGTCATATAACAAACTATTCCATATATCATAAAGACAACATATTGTTTGCATATTTTGAATATGCCGGCAATGACTTTGAAGGAGACATGGATAAAATGGCGGCAGATCCGGAAACACAAAAATGGTGGGCAGTTGTAAAGCCTTTGATGGAACCTATTGAGACCAGAAACGCAAACGAATTCTGGGCAGATATGGAAGAGATTTTTCATTTGGACTAA
- a CDS encoding uroporphyrinogen decarboxylase family protein: MNHKERFHATIANQPVDRPASWLGLPVPDAQKGLKDFFKVNSIDELKMLIDDDIYPIDVPYHFPPSNHIACAFKFAKVAHDDKPDDRTLTAPGFFEDIDDPDDVNKFDWPDPEKYLDREESKRWAQAVDENYIRMGIMWSAHFQDACSAFGMEKALMVMLTNPDMFTAVIDKITEFYLRANELFYEATKGYLDAILIGNDFGSQNGLMVDPESLRTYVFPGTKKLIDQAKSYGLKVIHHSCGSIFPIINDLIDMGVDAIHPIQALAQDMDAPTLKANFGGKTAFCGGVDAQHLLVNGTPDEVACKVHELREIFPTGLIISPSHEAILPDIPPANIKAMFDAIKNH, translated from the coding sequence ATGAATCATAAAGAACGATTTCATGCAACAATTGCCAATCAGCCGGTTGACAGACCTGCTTCCTGGTTAGGGCTTCCCGTACCAGATGCACAAAAAGGATTAAAGGACTTTTTTAAGGTAAACTCTATTGATGAATTGAAGATGCTAATTGATGATGATATCTACCCCATTGATGTTCCTTATCATTTCCCTCCATCCAATCATATTGCCTGTGCTTTTAAATTTGCGAAAGTGGCTCATGATGACAAACCGGATGACAGAACGCTGACAGCTCCAGGTTTTTTTGAGGACATTGACGATCCAGACGATGTGAATAAATTTGATTGGCCGGATCCTGAAAAATACCTTGACAGAGAAGAATCAAAAAGATGGGCTCAAGCTGTTGATGAAAATTATATTCGGATGGGTATTATGTGGAGCGCCCATTTTCAGGATGCATGCTCTGCTTTCGGCATGGAAAAGGCGCTTATGGTCATGCTGACCAATCCCGATATGTTTACCGCTGTAATAGATAAAATCACAGAATTTTATCTAAGAGCAAACGAATTGTTTTATGAAGCCACTAAAGGATATTTAGATGCAATATTGATCGGGAATGACTTTGGCAGCCAAAACGGATTAATGGTTGATCCGGAATCATTACGAACCTATGTATTTCCGGGAACCAAAAAACTAATCGATCAGGCAAAAAGTTATGGATTGAAAGTGATTCACCATTCATGTGGATCTATTTTCCCTATAATTAATGATTTGATAGACATGGGAGTTGATGCAATTCATCCTATCCAGGCATTGGCTCAGGATATGGATGCCCCAACTCTAAAGGCTAATTTCGGTGGGAAAACAGCTTTTTGCGGAGGAGTCGATGCGCAGCATTTACTTGTTAATGGCACACCGGATGAGGTAGCCTGCAAAGTACATGAGTTACGGGAAATCTTTCCGACAGGATTAATCATTTCCCCTAGTCATGAAGCCATACTCCCCGATATTCCACCTGCTAATATCAAAGCAATGTTTGATGCAATCAAAAACCATTAA
- a CDS encoding alpha-xylosidase, with translation MKQTNYQLFDFLDFNPALNEGDRLWRACTPTSIEAKEGDILITIPFQQQLNSNEINPDTSVARKSYQMRLRAYGTKIIRAAIGFDTEWMETSAMLQLDSHLTKNHLHFEKAEYEWIVKDSDNQTKAIVDFHPVETDWWSDLVPAPAETINLAFFPDGQHEVKLSAYDMFSPARHDAFALAFIEKDGQPHRATCAIQAKADECFTGTGERFAKMDLSGHTFQLYNQDGQGVNNRRAYKNIPFYLSSAPYGLFLHTTSFAKFSLADHSTRSAQILAEEPVIDLFLIGGDNAEQILYGYRQLTGFPAMPPVWSFGTWMSRMTYFSADEVNKICHRMRVEGYPCDVIHLDTGWFKTDWLCEWKFNEERFPNPKKFIAGLKGNGYRVSLWQLPYISYDAEQYEEANENDYISKSERKISGSSNFSIQDYAGTIDFTYDKATEWYKNLLKRLLDIGVACIKTDFGEDIHLDAKYHSMTPEKLHNLYPLLYQKAAYEITKEVTGDGIIWARAGWAGCQRYPLHWGGDSACSWDGLAGSLKGGLHLGLSGFGFWSHDVPGFHGVPNFMNSKLPEDIYVRWTQFGVFSSHLRYHGSHAREPWLYPNIAPIIKQWLQLRYHLIPYILEQSQKVTCSGYPMIRALLFHHPQDRTCWHIDDQYYFGDNIMVAPVMNPDNRRDIYLPEGKWVHFFTKEITEGARWLRNVAVPLSEMPVYVKYGAEIPFYPEQVNCTDEMNLSKTIKIRFDENTPK, from the coding sequence ATGAAGCAAACGAATTATCAACTATTTGATTTCTTAGATTTTAATCCTGCACTGAATGAAGGTGACAGGCTCTGGAGAGCGTGTACTCCAACGTCTATTGAAGCCAAAGAAGGAGACATACTGATTACAATTCCATTTCAACAGCAATTAAACTCGAACGAGATTAATCCAGACACCTCCGTAGCACGAAAATCCTATCAAATGAGGTTGCGTGCATATGGTACCAAAATCATCCGGGCCGCTATCGGCTTTGATACCGAATGGATGGAAACCTCCGCAATGTTACAGCTTGACTCTCATCTAACCAAAAACCATTTACACTTTGAGAAAGCTGAATACGAATGGATTGTAAAAGATTCCGACAATCAAACAAAAGCTATTGTAGATTTTCATCCTGTTGAAACAGATTGGTGGAGCGATTTGGTTCCGGCGCCGGCAGAAACCATCAACCTGGCATTTTTTCCCGATGGACAACATGAAGTAAAATTATCAGCATATGACATGTTCTCGCCGGCACGTCACGACGCTTTTGCATTGGCATTTATAGAAAAAGATGGGCAGCCTCATCGCGCTACCTGTGCTATTCAGGCCAAAGCAGACGAATGTTTTACCGGGACAGGGGAACGTTTTGCAAAAATGGATCTATCGGGGCACACATTCCAATTGTATAACCAGGACGGGCAAGGGGTAAATAATCGCCGCGCTTACAAAAATATTCCGTTCTATCTCTCCAGTGCGCCTTACGGTCTGTTTTTACATACTACTTCGTTTGCCAAATTTTCATTGGCAGATCATTCCACGCGTTCAGCCCAAATCCTGGCAGAAGAGCCTGTTATTGATCTTTTCCTTATTGGCGGAGACAATGCAGAGCAAATTCTTTATGGATATCGACAACTGACGGGATTCCCGGCAATGCCTCCAGTGTGGAGCTTTGGCACATGGATGAGCCGGATGACATATTTTTCGGCTGATGAAGTGAATAAGATTTGCCATCGAATGCGAGTTGAAGGATACCCATGCGATGTGATTCATCTGGACACAGGATGGTTCAAAACCGACTGGTTATGTGAATGGAAATTCAATGAAGAACGTTTTCCCAATCCAAAGAAATTTATCGCCGGTCTTAAGGGAAATGGTTACCGTGTGAGTTTATGGCAATTGCCCTACATTTCATACGATGCCGAACAATATGAAGAGGCTAATGAAAACGATTATATAAGCAAAAGTGAACGAAAGATTTCCGGATCATCCAATTTTAGCATCCAGGATTATGCCGGTACGATTGATTTTACTTACGACAAAGCGACGGAATGGTACAAAAACCTGTTAAAAAGATTGCTGGATATAGGAGTTGCCTGTATTAAAACAGACTTTGGAGAAGATATTCATCTGGATGCAAAATATCACTCCATGACACCGGAAAAACTGCATAATCTCTATCCTTTGCTTTATCAAAAAGCAGCTTACGAGATAACAAAAGAAGTTACAGGCGACGGCATTATATGGGCGCGTGCCGGTTGGGCAGGATGCCAGCGCTATCCGTTACATTGGGGAGGCGATTCAGCCTGTTCCTGGGATGGATTGGCAGGATCGTTAAAAGGAGGCTTGCATCTTGGCCTTTCGGGGTTTGGATTCTGGAGCCATGATGTACCTGGTTTTCATGGAGTGCCAAACTTTATGAATTCAAAACTACCGGAAGATATTTATGTACGTTGGACACAATTCGGCGTATTCTCATCGCATTTACGTTATCACGGCTCACATGCCCGCGAACCCTGGCTCTATCCCAATATTGCCCCGATTATCAAACAATGGTTGCAGTTGCGGTATCATCTCATTCCATACATTTTGGAACAAAGCCAAAAGGTGACGTGTAGTGGTTATCCGATGATTCGCGCTCTTTTATTCCATCATCCGCAAGATAGGACTTGCTGGCATATCGACGATCAGTACTATTTCGGCGATAATATCATGGTGGCTCCCGTGATGAACCCGGACAACCGTCGTGACATTTATTTACCGGAAGGAAAGTGGGTACATTTCTTTACAAAAGAGATTACAGAGGGAGCCCGATGGTTGAGAAATGTAGCAGTACCCCTTTCGGAAATGCCGGTTTATGTAAAATATGGAGCTGAAATTCCTTTCTATCCTGAACAGGTAAATTGTACGGATGAAATGAATTTAAGCAAAACGATCAAGATACGTTTCGACGAAAATACACCTAAATAA
- a CDS encoding sodium:solute symporter family transporter, with translation MINVLSSLRSLDFVIIAIYLIVLVGIGYWVSFVKKKKENENIFLAEHSLTWPSIGLNMWGTNVGPSMLLASASAGYTTGIVAGNFAWYAFIFILMLAVIFAPRYLGAKVSTLPEYMGKRFGQSTRHLLAWYTLITILISWLSLGLFAGGIMVEQLLGIPMWSSILIMVVLATVLTAAGGLKAIAYTSVFQMILLIVVSLTLTLIGLERIGGASALFHHTPANYWDMFLPNSNKDFPWLAIILGYPVMGIWFWCTEQSMVQSVLGAKNLKQGQLGASFIGWLKILDVPLFIIPGIICFVLFPHLSNPDTAYLVLITNLFPMGMKGLIIVVLLAALIGNVGSSLNSVSTVYTMDIYLKKHNPNATNAEIIKTGRWVTVVSAIVAVAIALAIDNIKGLNLFNIFQSVLGFLAPPMSVTFLFSVLWKNTSRKAINWVLSAGTFLCLAVGILFYDKLIFKDLHFLYLSFFLFILLSLFVVVYSLLDRYSNREEENMLKYEHIKVSRTVKISWGLLCVTMVILYVIFR, from the coding sequence ATGATAAATGTCTTAAGTAGCCTTCGATCTCTCGATTTTGTCATCATTGCCATATACCTGATTGTGTTGGTTGGCATCGGATATTGGGTCAGCTTTGTGAAGAAGAAAAAAGAGAACGAAAACATATTTCTTGCCGAACATTCACTAACATGGCCATCCATCGGTCTTAACATGTGGGGAACAAACGTAGGCCCATCCATGCTGTTAGCTTCTGCCAGCGCTGGATACACAACAGGCATTGTAGCAGGAAACTTTGCGTGGTATGCATTTATTTTTATTTTAATGTTAGCGGTAATTTTTGCACCACGCTATTTAGGTGCTAAAGTTTCCACTTTGCCAGAATACATGGGAAAGCGGTTTGGACAATCCACACGCCACCTGTTAGCCTGGTATACATTAATTACCATATTAATCTCATGGCTATCATTAGGCCTTTTTGCTGGTGGTATCATGGTGGAACAATTATTAGGAATCCCAATGTGGTCGTCTATTTTGATAATGGTCGTGCTGGCAACGGTACTTACTGCTGCCGGAGGTTTGAAGGCGATTGCATATACCAGTGTTTTTCAAATGATTTTGTTGATTGTGGTTTCATTAACACTGACGCTGATCGGACTCGAACGCATTGGGGGAGCCTCTGCATTGTTTCACCATACCCCTGCAAATTATTGGGATATGTTTTTACCAAACTCAAACAAAGACTTTCCATGGCTTGCCATTATTCTGGGATATCCTGTTATGGGAATATGGTTTTGGTGTACGGAGCAGTCAATGGTTCAATCTGTTCTGGGAGCGAAGAACTTAAAACAGGGACAATTGGGAGCAAGTTTTATAGGATGGTTAAAAATTCTGGATGTACCCTTATTTATCATTCCGGGAATTATTTGTTTCGTTCTTTTTCCTCATTTATCAAACCCGGACACTGCTTATCTTGTCCTGATTACTAATTTATTCCCCATGGGAATGAAAGGGCTGATCATAGTAGTGCTGCTAGCCGCATTGATAGGGAATGTAGGATCGTCGCTCAATTCTGTAAGTACCGTTTATACGATGGACATCTATTTGAAGAAACACAATCCCAACGCCACAAATGCCGAGATTATAAAAACAGGCAGATGGGTTACGGTGGTCAGCGCTATTGTTGCGGTTGCAATTGCATTAGCAATCGATAATATTAAGGGACTGAATCTTTTCAACATATTCCAGTCTGTATTGGGATTTTTAGCGCCCCCGATGTCGGTAACTTTTCTTTTTTCCGTATTATGGAAGAATACATCCCGCAAAGCCATTAACTGGGTGCTGTCTGCAGGAACATTTTTGTGTTTAGCCGTCGGAATTTTGTTTTATGACAAACTCATATTCAAAGATCTGCATTTCCTGTATCTCTCATTTTTCCTGTTTATCCTTCTTTCTCTGTTTGTTGTCGTGTATTCATTGTTAGACAGATATAGCAACAGGGAAGAAGAAAACATGTTGAAATATGAACATATAAAAGTGTCACGCACGGTCAAAATTTCATGGGGGTTATTATGCGTGACGATGGTTATTCTATACGTTATCTTTAGATGA
- a CDS encoding L-rhamnose mutarotase, with product MKRFSIILFVILILAPTVEGKNKTTYNSVIEIIVPNKNDLFKSKILHFCKENRINTNDLFAWQAHWVLYAHFNHIENTKLKLEKVFPSVRIKLYKTPFYIFDRKQFIKTDIAKEWDNVIMTADLVKDTAMQHQYIEYHKTQFQKWPEIAQGFCNADFQQLLVFHNGRQLMLIISIPKGKTLNELNPLTVKNNPKMDQWNAIMSKYQVGIPDAPAGTTWVLFHHVK from the coding sequence ATGAAACGGTTTAGCATTATTCTATTCGTAATCCTTATTCTTGCCCCAACGGTGGAAGGCAAGAATAAGACTACCTATAATTCTGTTATTGAAATAATTGTGCCAAACAAGAATGATCTTTTCAAATCAAAGATCTTGCATTTTTGCAAAGAAAACAGGATTAACACGAATGATTTATTTGCCTGGCAAGCACACTGGGTTTTGTATGCTCATTTTAACCACATTGAAAATACGAAACTAAAGCTTGAGAAGGTATTCCCATCAGTACGCATCAAACTCTACAAAACACCATTTTACATCTTTGACCGGAAACAATTTATAAAAACAGATATTGCAAAAGAATGGGACAACGTTATTATGACTGCTGATCTGGTGAAAGATACTGCAATGCAACATCAATACATTGAATATCACAAAACTCAATTCCAGAAGTGGCCGGAAATTGCACAAGGCTTTTGCAATGCGGATTTTCAACAATTGCTGGTCTTTCACAACGGAAGACAGCTTATGTTGATTATCAGTATCCCCAAAGGAAAAACTCTCAATGAATTAAATCCGCTGACAGTCAAAAATAATCCCAAAATGGATCAATGGAATGCCATCATGAGCAAATACCAGGTAGGGATTCCGGATGCTCCGGCAGGCACCACATGGGTACTTTTTCATCATGTCAAATAA